In one Bradyrhizobium sp. 4 genomic region, the following are encoded:
- the fmt gene encoding methionyl-tRNA formyltransferase has translation MPLRLIFMGTPDFSVPTLLELVAHGHEIVAVYTRAPKPGGRRGLQLQPTPVEEAARKLGVPVLTPKTLKTPEALEEFRAFDADAAVVVAYGMILPQAILDAPKLGCYNLHASLLPRWRGAAPINRAIMAGDAESGVMVMKMDVGLDTGDVAMAERLAITDTMTALDLHDRLSRLGADLMVRAMAALDRGGLQLKKQSEDGVTYAAKIDKAEARIDWTRPAREVLRHIHGLSPFPGAWAELENARVKILRCELAKGAGAPGEVLDDHLTIACGDGAIRLIELQREGKARMQAADFLRGVPLKPPMRLA, from the coding sequence ATGCCCCTCCGCCTGATCTTCATGGGCACGCCCGATTTCTCCGTGCCGACGCTGCTCGAGCTCGTCGCGCACGGCCACGAGATCGTGGCCGTGTATACGCGCGCGCCCAAGCCCGGCGGCCGGCGCGGCCTGCAATTGCAGCCGACCCCGGTGGAAGAGGCCGCGCGAAAGCTTGGCGTGCCCGTGCTGACGCCGAAGACGTTGAAAACGCCGGAGGCGCTGGAAGAATTCCGCGCCTTCGACGCCGATGCCGCCGTCGTCGTCGCCTATGGCATGATCCTGCCGCAGGCGATCCTCGATGCGCCAAAGCTCGGCTGCTACAATCTGCACGCCTCGCTGCTGCCACGCTGGCGCGGTGCAGCTCCCATCAACCGCGCGATCATGGCCGGCGATGCCGAGAGCGGCGTGATGGTGATGAAGATGGATGTTGGCCTCGACACCGGCGACGTCGCCATGGCCGAGCGTCTCGCGATCACGGACACCATGACGGCGCTCGATCTGCACGATCGTCTGTCCCGGCTTGGTGCGGACCTGATGGTGCGCGCCATGGCCGCGCTCGACCGCGGCGGGCTCCAGCTCAAAAAGCAGAGCGAGGACGGCGTCACCTATGCCGCCAAGATCGACAAAGCCGAAGCGCGGATCGACTGGACCAGGCCCGCGCGGGAGGTGCTGCGTCATATCCACGGACTGTCGCCGTTTCCCGGCGCCTGGGCCGAGCTTGAGAATGCGCGGGTCAAGATCCTGCGTTGCGAGCTGGCGAAAGGCGCGGGCGCACCCGGCGAGGTGCTCGACGATCACCTCACCATCGCCTGCGGCGACGGTGCAATCCGTCTGATCGAGCTCCAGCGCGAAGGCAAGGCGCGCATGCAGGCCGCGGATTTCCTGCGCGGCGTACCGTTGAAGCCGCCGATGCGGCTGGCCTGA
- the truA gene encoding tRNA pseudouridine(38-40) synthase TruA: MPRYKLIIEYDGAPFFGWQVQETLPSVQGALEAAVKAMTGADARVHGAGRTDAGVHARGQVAHVDIDKQFPPGRFRDGLNAHLRPHPIAVLEADIVPDSFEARFSAVKRHYRYRIVNTRANLALDAGHAWRVPRRLDADAMHAAAQRLLGKHDFTTFRDTECQAKSPEKTLDQLDVLRDGREIVILTSARSFLHSQVRSMVGSLMWVGEGRWTADDLSAALAARNRAACGIVAPPDGLYLMQVDY, encoded by the coding sequence ATGCCCCGCTACAAGCTCATCATCGAATATGACGGCGCACCGTTCTTCGGCTGGCAGGTGCAGGAGACGCTGCCCTCGGTGCAAGGCGCGCTGGAAGCGGCGGTGAAGGCGATGACCGGCGCGGATGCGCGCGTGCACGGCGCCGGGCGCACCGATGCCGGTGTGCATGCGCGTGGCCAGGTCGCGCATGTCGATATCGACAAGCAGTTTCCGCCGGGCCGTTTTCGCGACGGCTTGAATGCGCATTTGCGCCCGCATCCGATCGCCGTGCTCGAGGCCGACATCGTACCTGATAGTTTCGAAGCGCGCTTCTCGGCCGTGAAGCGCCACTACCGCTACCGCATCGTCAACACCCGTGCCAATCTCGCGCTCGATGCCGGCCACGCCTGGCGCGTGCCGCGCCGGCTCGATGCCGATGCGATGCATGCGGCGGCACAGCGCCTGCTCGGCAAGCACGATTTCACCACCTTCCGCGACACCGAGTGTCAGGCCAAATCGCCGGAGAAGACGCTCGATCAGCTCGACGTGCTGCGCGACGGGCGCGAGATCGTTATTCTCACTTCGGCGCGCTCGTTCCTGCACAGCCAGGTGCGCTCCATGGTGGGGTCGCTGATGTGGGTCGGTGAAGGCCGCTGGACCGCCGACGATCTCTCCGCAGCGCTCGCCGCGCGCAACCGCGCCGCCTGCGGCATCGTCGCCCCGCCGGACGGGCTGTATCTGATGCAGGTAGATTATTAG
- a CDS encoding DUF805 domain-containing protein produces MDWTWYLFRFDGRINRALLWQALLIVMVLACMLGMIDQAIKVLNGAATFAFNFKVDFDFGVDDIFNVVDPRAYRLLATTDRATLILKVLGSSLFLWIYLATATKRLHDRDRSGWWLVSFFVVPALFDQFSDLLPTESNWVVALAWAVHIPWFWGLVEMFIVPGTSGDNRFGADPLADVEDDSAPAPPLAKTWDQQSEIEFVPPSASPPGGMHVKRGA; encoded by the coding sequence ATGGACTGGACCTGGTATCTCTTCCGCTTCGACGGCCGCATCAACCGCGCCTTGCTGTGGCAGGCGCTGCTGATCGTCATGGTGCTGGCCTGCATGCTCGGGATGATCGACCAGGCCATCAAGGTGCTGAACGGGGCCGCGACTTTCGCCTTCAACTTCAAGGTCGACTTCGATTTCGGTGTCGACGACATCTTCAACGTGGTCGATCCCAGGGCCTATCGTCTGCTGGCAACGACCGATCGCGCGACCCTCATCCTCAAGGTGCTCGGAAGCTCGCTATTCCTGTGGATCTATCTCGCGACCGCGACCAAGCGGCTGCACGATCGCGACCGGAGCGGCTGGTGGCTGGTTTCGTTCTTCGTCGTGCCCGCGTTGTTCGACCAGTTCTCGGACCTGCTGCCTACCGAATCAAACTGGGTTGTTGCCCTCGCCTGGGCCGTGCACATTCCGTGGTTTTGGGGCCTCGTGGAAATGTTCATTGTGCCCGGCACCTCGGGCGACAACCGGTTCGGCGCCGATCCGTTGGCCGACGTTGAAGATGACTCGGCGCCCGCCCCGCCGCTGGCGAAAACCTGGGACCAGCAGAGCGAGATCGAATTTGTCCCGCCCAGTGCTAGCCCACCCGGCGGCATGCATGTTAAGCGGGGCGCATGA
- a CDS encoding pyrimidine 5'-nucleotidase yields the protein MTSPRAFGHVDTWVFDLDNTLYPHHVNLWQQVDARITEFVCNWLNLTPVEARKIQKDYYQRFGTTMRGMMTLHGVRADDYLAYVHKIDHSPLEPNPALGEAIAKLPGRKLILTNGSVDHVDAVLARLGFATHFDGVFDIIAADFEPKPAPQTYRKFLADHSVDPTRAAMFEDLARNLTVPHELGMTTVLVIPDGTKEVVREDWELAGRDAAHVDHVTDDLAGFLGRLSSLSPRRPGEGRDP from the coding sequence ATGACCTCACCCCGCGCCTTCGGCCATGTCGACACCTGGGTGTTCGACCTCGACAACACGCTCTATCCGCACCACGTCAATCTGTGGCAGCAGGTCGATGCGCGGATTACCGAGTTCGTTTGTAATTGGCTGAACCTGACACCGGTGGAAGCGCGCAAGATTCAGAAAGATTATTACCAGCGCTTCGGCACCACCATGCGTGGCATGATGACCCTGCACGGCGTCCGCGCCGACGACTATCTCGCCTACGTCCACAAGATCGACCACTCGCCGCTGGAGCCGAACCCGGCGCTGGGCGAGGCCATCGCAAAACTGCCGGGACGAAAGCTGATCCTGACCAACGGTTCGGTCGATCATGTCGATGCGGTGCTGGCGCGGCTCGGCTTTGCCACGCATTTCGACGGCGTGTTCGACATCATCGCCGCCGACTTCGAGCCGAAGCCGGCGCCGCAGACCTACCGCAAGTTTCTCGCCGACCATTCGGTTGATCCGACCCGCGCCGCGATGTTCGAGGACCTCGCCCGCAACCTCACTGTCCCGCACGAGCTCGGCATGACCACCGTGCTGGTGATACCGGACGGGACGAAAGAGGTCGTGCGCGAGGACTGGGAGCTGGCGGGCCGCGACGCCGCCCATGTCGACCACGTCACCGATGATCTGGCAGGGTTTTTGGGCAGGCTGTCCTCTCTCTCCCCACGTCGTCCCGGCGAAGGCCGGGACCCATAA
- the def gene encoding peptide deformylase: MALREIIILPDKQLRLVSKPIEKVTPEIRKLADDMFETMYDAPGIGLAAIQVARPLRLITMDLAKPDQDGETKPEPRVFINPEIIASSEDLSVYEEGCLSIPEYYEEVERPAKVRVRYIDLDGKVHEEDAEGLYATCIQHEIDHLNGVLFVDYLSKLKRDRVIKKFEKAAKRAE; this comes from the coding sequence ATGGCCCTCAGAGAAATCATCATCCTGCCCGACAAGCAGCTGCGTCTGGTCTCCAAGCCGATCGAGAAGGTCACGCCGGAGATCCGCAAGCTTGCCGACGACATGTTCGAGACCATGTACGACGCGCCCGGGATCGGGCTCGCGGCGATCCAGGTCGCGCGGCCGTTGCGGCTGATCACCATGGACCTCGCCAAGCCCGACCAGGACGGCGAGACCAAGCCCGAGCCGCGCGTCTTCATCAATCCGGAAATCATCGCCTCCTCCGAGGACCTGTCTGTCTATGAGGAAGGCTGCCTGTCGATCCCCGAATATTACGAGGAGGTCGAGCGTCCCGCGAAGGTGCGGGTGCGCTACATCGATCTGGACGGCAAGGTGCACGAGGAGGACGCCGAAGGCCTCTACGCCACCTGCATCCAGCACGAGATCGACCATCTCAACGGCGTCCTGTTCGTCGACTATCTGTCCAAGCTCAAGCGCGACCGCGTGATCAAGAAGTTCGAGAAAGCCGCCAAGCGCGCGGAGTGA
- the dapE gene encoding succinyl-diaminopimelate desuccinylase, translating to MTDALSIARDLIRCPSVTPADAGALGVLEQALNAAGFTCHRVTFSEPGTANVDNLYARIGTDGPHITFAGHTDVVPPGDESAWSVGAFSGEVKDGFLHGRGAVDMKGGIACSVAAVLGHLAANDGKPRSDGQKSGSGSISFLITGDEEDVSINGTIKLLKWAAERGEKFDHCVLGEPSNVETLGDTIKVGRRGSQSGTLYVDGVQGHVAYPHRAANPVPDISRLIVAISDEPLDHGSAQFQASNLEFTSVDVGNTANNVIPGQARAKFNIRYNDNHTQASLRELVETRLTKACGNRIRARIVWEPSNSNVFVTKPGPFTELAVSAIEEVTGRKPELSTSGGTSDARFISSYCPVIEFGLVGQTMHQVDERVPVQDLEQLTKVYRGILARYFG from the coding sequence ATGACCGATGCTCTCTCGATTGCCCGCGATCTCATCCGCTGCCCCTCGGTAACCCCGGCCGATGCCGGTGCGCTGGGCGTGCTCGAACAAGCCCTCAATGCGGCAGGCTTCACATGCCACCGCGTGACCTTCAGCGAGCCCGGCACCGCCAACGTCGACAACCTCTATGCGCGGATCGGCACTGACGGGCCGCACATCACCTTTGCCGGCCACACCGACGTGGTGCCGCCTGGCGACGAGAGCGCCTGGAGCGTCGGCGCGTTCTCGGGCGAGGTGAAAGACGGCTTTCTGCATGGCCGCGGCGCGGTCGATATGAAGGGCGGCATCGCCTGCTCGGTCGCCGCGGTGCTGGGGCATCTCGCCGCGAACGACGGCAAGCCGCGCAGCGACGGCCAAAAATCGGGCTCGGGTTCGATCTCGTTCCTGATCACCGGCGACGAGGAAGACGTCTCCATCAACGGTACCATCAAGCTGCTGAAGTGGGCGGCGGAGCGCGGCGAGAAGTTCGACCATTGCGTGCTGGGCGAGCCCTCCAATGTCGAGACGCTCGGCGACACTATCAAGGTCGGCCGCCGCGGCTCGCAATCCGGCACGCTGTATGTCGACGGCGTGCAGGGCCACGTCGCCTATCCGCACCGCGCCGCCAATCCGGTGCCTGATATCTCGCGGCTGATCGTGGCCATCTCGGACGAGCCGCTCGACCATGGCAGCGCGCAGTTCCAGGCCTCCAATCTCGAATTCACCTCGGTCGACGTCGGCAACACCGCCAACAACGTCATCCCGGGACAAGCCCGCGCAAAATTCAACATCCGCTACAACGACAACCACACCCAGGCGAGCCTGCGCGAGCTGGTCGAGACGCGGCTGACCAAAGCCTGCGGCAACCGCATTCGCGCCCGCATCGTCTGGGAGCCCTCGAACTCGAACGTATTCGTGACCAAGCCCGGACCGTTCACCGAACTCGCGGTGTCCGCGATCGAGGAGGTGACGGGCCGCAAGCCGGAGCTGTCGACCTCAGGCGGCACCTCGGATGCGCGCTTCATCTCGAGCTATTGCCCGGTGATCGAATTCGGCCTGGTCGGCCAGACCATGCACCAGGTCGACGAACGTGTGCCGGTTCAGGATCTGGAGCAGCTGACCAAGGTGTATCGCGGGATTTTGGCGAGGTATTTTGGGTAG
- the rmuC gene encoding DNA recombination protein RmuC, whose translation MNEIIFMLGDWPVRTVDALIGFGALVLILMVVIAVVIARSGRRGAELAMANAIRADELEERISQMLHAQSEASGRVDAMTQTLAGRQADMARAVNERLDSVTHRVGQSMEHTTRNTMESLRALHERLGIIDSAHKNLTDLTTQVTTLRDVLANKQSRGAFGQARMEAIVQDGLPKGAYEFQFTLSTGKRPDCVVFLPDQRPLCIDAKFPLEAMTALHDARTDEEKRIATQRLRGDVMKHVSDIAEKYLVAGETQDMALMFVPSESVYAEIHDGFDDVIQKAYRARVVLVSPSLLMLAIQVMQQIMKDARMRDAADQIRTEVIKLGDDLGRLRDRVLKLQKHFADANEDVRQVLISADKIEKRAGRIEELDFSKSDAPEAPHLVATGAAELFPRKLQAGE comes from the coding sequence ATGAACGAGATCATTTTCATGCTCGGCGACTGGCCGGTGCGCACCGTGGACGCGCTGATCGGCTTCGGTGCCCTGGTCCTCATCCTGATGGTGGTGATCGCCGTCGTGATCGCGCGCTCCGGGCGGCGCGGGGCGGAACTCGCGATGGCCAACGCCATCCGCGCCGACGAACTCGAGGAGCGCATCAGCCAGATGCTGCATGCCCAGAGCGAGGCTTCGGGGCGGGTCGACGCCATGACCCAGACGCTGGCCGGCCGCCAGGCCGACATGGCACGCGCGGTCAACGAGCGGCTGGATTCGGTGACCCACCGCGTCGGCCAGTCCATGGAGCACACCACCCGCAACACCATGGAGAGCCTGCGCGCGCTGCACGAGCGGCTCGGCATCATCGATAGCGCGCACAAGAACCTCACCGACCTCACCACGCAGGTGACGACCCTGCGCGATGTGCTCGCCAACAAGCAGTCGCGCGGCGCCTTCGGTCAGGCGCGGATGGAAGCGATCGTCCAGGATGGTCTGCCGAAGGGCGCCTACGAGTTCCAGTTCACGCTCTCGACCGGCAAGCGTCCGGACTGCGTCGTATTCCTGCCCGACCAGCGGCCACTCTGCATCGACGCGAAGTTTCCGCTGGAAGCGATGACCGCGCTGCATGACGCGCGCACCGACGAGGAGAAGCGCATCGCCACGCAGCGGCTGCGCGGCGATGTCATGAAGCATGTCAGCGACATCGCCGAGAAATATCTCGTCGCCGGCGAGACCCAGGACATGGCGCTGATGTTCGTGCCGTCGGAATCGGTCTACGCCGAGATCCACGACGGTTTCGACGACGTCATCCAGAAGGCGTATCGCGCCCGTGTCGTGCTGGTGTCGCCGTCGCTTTTGATGCTGGCGATCCAGGTGATGCAGCAGATCATGAAGGACGCGCGCATGCGCGACGCCGCCGACCAGATCCGCACCGAGGTGATCAAGCTCGGCGACGACCTCGGCCGCCTGCGCGATCGCGTGCTGAAGCTCCAGAAGCATTTTGCCGACGCCAACGAGGACGTGCGGCAGGTGCTGATCTCCGCCGACAAGATCGAGAAACGCGCCGGGCGCATCGAGGAGCTCGATTTCAGCAAGAGCGATGCGCCGGAAGCGCCGCATCTCGTAGCGACCGGCGCTGCCGAACTGTTCCCGCGGAAGCTCCAGGCGGGGGAGTGA
- a CDS encoding GIY-YIG nuclease family protein, with protein sequence MGTRHYYVYILASKIGGTLYIGVTNDLIRRVAEHKSKVIESFTEKYDVARLVYFEQFDDPENAIKREKRLKKWNRAWKVRLIEKSNPKWNDLYPGIAGPP encoded by the coding sequence TTGGGCACACGCCACTACTACGTTTACATCCTCGCCAGCAAAATCGGCGGAACGCTGTACATCGGCGTGACCAATGATCTCATTCGTCGCGTGGCGGAACATAAGTCCAAGGTCATCGAGAGCTTTACGGAGAAGTACGATGTCGCAAGGCTCGTCTATTTCGAGCAGTTCGACGATCCCGAGAATGCTATCAAAAGGGAGAAGCGGCTGAAAAAGTGGAACAGGGCCTGGAAGGTTCGATTGATTGAGAAGAGCAATCCGAAATGGAACGACCTTTATCCCGGGATAGCCGGCCCACCATGA
- the dapD gene encoding 2,3,4,5-tetrahydropyridine-2,6-dicarboxylate N-succinyltransferase, with protein sequence MSLSALESTINGAFDARDGVSTSTRGEVRDAVDHALEILDKGDARVAERGADGKWKVNQWLKKAVLLSFRLNDMGAIPGGPGKAAWWDKVPSKFDGWGENRFRDAGFRAVPGSIVRRSAFIARNVVLMPSFVNLGAYVDESTMIDTWSTVGSCAQIGKRVHISGGVGIGGVLEPLQAEPVIIEDDCFIGARSEVAEGVIVRKGAVLSMGVFLGASTKIVDRDTGEIFIGEVPEYSVVVPGALPGKPMKNGQIGPSTACAVIVKRVDERTRSKTSINELLRD encoded by the coding sequence ATGTCCCTGTCCGCCCTCGAATCCACCATCAACGGCGCCTTCGACGCGCGCGACGGCGTCTCGACCTCGACCAGGGGCGAGGTCCGCGACGCCGTGGATCACGCGCTGGAGATTCTGGACAAGGGCGACGCCCGCGTTGCCGAGCGCGGGGCCGACGGCAAGTGGAAGGTCAATCAGTGGCTGAAGAAGGCGGTGCTGCTCTCGTTCCGCCTCAACGACATGGGCGCCATTCCCGGCGGCCCCGGCAAGGCGGCCTGGTGGGACAAGGTGCCCTCGAAGTTCGACGGCTGGGGTGAGAACCGCTTTCGCGACGCCGGTTTCCGCGCCGTCCCCGGCTCCATCGTGCGCCGCTCGGCCTTCATCGCCCGCAACGTCGTGCTGATGCCGTCCTTCGTCAATCTCGGCGCCTATGTCGATGAATCCACCATGATCGACACCTGGTCGACGGTTGGCTCCTGCGCGCAGATCGGCAAGCGCGTGCACATCTCCGGCGGCGTCGGCATCGGCGGCGTGCTCGAGCCGCTGCAGGCCGAGCCTGTCATCATCGAGGACGATTGCTTCATCGGCGCGCGCTCCGAGGTCGCCGAAGGCGTGATCGTGCGCAAGGGCGCGGTGCTGTCGATGGGCGTGTTCCTGGGTGCTTCGACCAAGATCGTCGACCGCGACACCGGCGAGATCTTTATCGGCGAAGTGCCCGAGTATTCGGTCGTCGTTCCCGGCGCGCTGCCCGGCAAGCCCATGAAGAACGGCCAGATCGGCCCGAGCACCGCCTGCGCCGTCATCGTCAAGCGCGTCGACGAGCGCACGCGCTCCAAGACCAGCATCAACGAGCTGCTGCGGGATTGA